Below is a genomic region from Kribbella qitaiheensis.
GAACGACGGACCGTCGTTCCTGCGCTTCGACGACAGGGTGCGGTGGCTTTCCAGCGAGTACGCCCTCGCTCACGGGCACGCCACAGCCATCGTCCACGAATACGACCTGGTCAAAGCGCACCGGCGGATGGGCTGACGAGCCGAACAGGAGTCGAACTTTTCACGAAGGCCTGCCCTTTCAGGTGGAGGGGCAGGCCTTCGCTGTTCCCGCTCTCCGCTAGACCACGCAGAAGTCGTTGCCTTCGGGATCGGCCATCCACAGATGGTCCAGCTTGCCGTTCTGCTCGGCCTCGTGCACCACAGTGGCTCCGACTTCGATCAGTTCAGCCGCCTTCTGCCGGATCCGCTGCTCGCGGACGTCGCTCGGCTGGTCCCGGCCGCCGCTCACCTGAAGATCGAGGTGCAGGCGGTTCTTCACCGTCCGGCGCTCGGGCACCTTCAGAAACGAGATCGACGGCAGCACGCCTTCGGGGTCCGAGACGTTGGCTCCGTCGTTCCATTCGTCCTCTGGCACCCCCTGGTCGGTGAGCCAGGCTTCCCAGCTGTCCCAGCCTCTTGGCGGGTCCGCCTCGCGGTAGCCGAGCGCGAGGCACCAGAAGGCCGCCTGCGCGGCCGGGTCGGTGCAGTCGATGGTCATCGTCCAAGTGGTGGTCATGCCGCCAGCCTCGCACCGCGCACCGACAGGCAGACGGCAGAAGGGGCCGATCCCCCCGGTGGAGGATCGGCCCCTTCGTCGTTCAGTTGCCTGGATCAGAACCTGACGGCTAGTTCCCGCGCAGGATCGCGAGGATCCGCAGCAGGTTCCAGTACAGCCAGACCAGCGTGACGGTCAGCGCGAACGCCGCCCGCCAGGCCTCGTTCTGCGGGGCTCCGGCGCGAACACCCTGCTCGATCATGTCGAAGTCGAGGATCAGGTTGAACACCGCCAGGCCGGCGCCGATCGCGGCGAGCAGCAGGCCGAGCGGGCCCATCCCGGAGATGCCGGTACCGATACCGAACAGGCTCAGCACCAGGTTGATCAGGATCACCCCGGCGAAGCCCATCGTGGCCACGACGACCATCCGGGTGAACCGCGGCGTGACCTTGATGTTGAAGTACTTATACGTCGCGAGCGTCAATCCCGCTGTCACCAACGTGGCGAGCACGGCCTGGACGACGATCGACGAAGTACCGACGTACGACGCGATGAACTTGCTGCCGATCCCGAGGAACACACCCTCGAGCACCGCGTAGCCCATCAGCAGGACGGGGTTGACCCTGCGTGAGAAGGACAGCACCATCGCGATCGCGAAGGCACCCAGCGCACCGGCGAGGAACACCGGCGTCACCAGGCGGGTCGGAACCATCCACCACGCGAAGGCGGCGGCCACGACGACCACACCCAGCGTTGCGGCGGTCTTCACGATGACGTCGTCCAACGTCATGGGCCGGCTGGCCGCCGGCGCGCCTTGGTACTGCTGCGGGGGCATACCGGGTCCGCCGTACTGGCCAGGCTGACCGTACGGAGCGGCCCCCGGGTAAGCCTGGCCTTGGCCAGGCGCAAACGCACTCGACCGGTTCAGGACCGGGTTACTGCTCCTCTGCATGCCATCCTCCTGATGACCCAACTGTCGACCCACTGTGGGCCGTGACCCGGATACTACGGGCCCACCCTTAACAACGCCTGAGGATCAGGTAGGTGTTCCCCAACCGGAATCCACCGCACGCGGTTGCGGGATGGAACCAGATCAGGCATTCGTCGGCGAGGTGACGATCCGTTCGAGGGGCTGCTCGGAGT
It encodes:
- a CDS encoding DUF4287 domain-containing protein, whose amino-acid sequence is MGLNHSEETHQRLVEKVPQCTGREMTEWFGLMNDGPSFLRFDDRVRWLSSEYALAHGHATAIVHEYDLVKAHRRMG
- a CDS encoding VOC family protein, producing MTTTWTMTIDCTDPAAQAAFWCLALGYREADPPRGWDSWEAWLTDQGVPEDEWNDGANVSDPEGVLPSISFLKVPERRTVKNRLHLDLQVSGGRDQPSDVREQRIRQKAAELIEVGATVVHEAEQNGKLDHLWMADPEGNDFCVV
- a CDS encoding Bax inhibitor-1/YccA family protein, yielding MQRSSNPVLNRSSAFAPGQGQAYPGAAPYGQPGQYGGPGMPPQQYQGAPAASRPMTLDDVIVKTAATLGVVVVAAAFAWWMVPTRLVTPVFLAGALGAFAIAMVLSFSRRVNPVLLMGYAVLEGVFLGIGSKFIASYVGTSSIVVQAVLATLVTAGLTLATYKYFNIKVTPRFTRMVVVATMGFAGVILINLVLSLFGIGTGISGMGPLGLLLAAIGAGLAVFNLILDFDMIEQGVRAGAPQNEAWRAAFALTVTLVWLYWNLLRILAILRGN